The genomic DNA ACCTATCTCTTTTTAAAGAATCAATCAAAACTCTTTTAATGATACTTAATGCATTCTCAAAAATCTGTTGCGAGTTCCCCTGTAGAGAAGGTATGCGTAATTGCATCAAATAAAGATTTGCCCAATCAAGATAAAGCTTCCAGCTTTCCGGTTGGTCTATAAGTTTTAATGCAGCTTCAAAATGCCTATCCATTTCTGTATTTTCGGCAAAGAGTGCATATGCCCTGGCTTTTTGCTGATGAAGTGATGCTACCATTCTACTTTCATCAGTATCAAAATCAGGAATAGACTCTTTTAAAAGCAGATGCAGTTTTTTTGAATCCTGCTTGACAAGCAAATCGGCATAACGTTTGCTAAAGCCTCTTAAATACCCTTCAAAATCAGCCATATACTATTATTTAGAACCAAATAAACTTACAAACGTTTCAGGCAATTGCTTAACTTTTTGAACGCTATAATCGAAACATAGCATACCGGTAGTTCCGCTAATTACATCCTTATGTGTCTTAGCATTTTTCACTAAATAATTAACAACAAACTTTTTGGTATTTTCAACTTCAATATTAATATCCACCTCTAATTCGTCATGTAAACTCACCTGACCAAGGTATTTAATTTGGGCATCTACCATAATAATACCTTTGCTCTCTCCTATATTTAGCTCCGTTAATCCAAAATTATTCAAAAACTGTATACGTGCATCGTGAAAAATAATCAATGCTTTGTCATTACCTAAATGTCCACCGTAATTGATATCGCCAATGCCAACGGTATATTTTGCTGTAAAACTCATATCTAAATTTATTTCCTTTGAGTGCCTTTGTGATTTCCTTTGAGCACCTTTGTGGTAAAAAAAACTAACCACTAAGTAACACGAAGTAAAGCACAAAAACACTAAGTATTACTTATCAATCAAAAAAATATCTTATTCTTTTTCATCCAACCAACTTTTAATCAAATCAACTGCTCTCTTTTGTTCCTCTTCTGTAAAATCCTTTAAACGCGTTGCGTGCGAGCCACCTTGCAAAACCATTTTTAATGTATTAGTTCTTGAATCGGGATTTGGAGAAGTAGAACGCCAAGGATCTAATTCGCCATAGATATAAAGAAAGTTATTTCCATTATTTTCTAACCAATGATGTACTTTTTCCATTTGATTATCAAGATAAGGAAGTCTTAAGGAATCGGGCAGAAACACAGCATTACTCGGATCTGTTACATAATTCAGTTGTGATCTTAAAGAATCTACATCAAAATTATAATAGCCAATCTCTTGGTAAGCTTGAACTAAAAACGGCAAATAATACGACTGACTTTCAACAGAATACGCATTTAAAATACCTGCTTTTTTAAGTTTATAAAACAAAGCTTCTGCGCTATTTTCCACATCATCCAAAGATTTGCAAGAAAACGGAGCCCACTGCCAAAAAGTAAAAGGAAGTTCCAAAACAGCAAATTCAAATACTAAACCATCACTTTGAGTAAAACCGATGTTATTCTGTTCTTTAAATCGTTTTAAAAGAGGCAGGATTTCTGTTTCCTTAGCCAAAAGTTTGCGCTGAAAACCCAGTAATTTTGCACGACATTCAGGTGTACCAACAGTTCTTAGAAAAAGATTTATACGCGGATCTTCTTGTTCAATATTTAATGGAGCCACATAAGGAATAGAAACCGTAACATCGTCAGGGAAATAATAACGATAATAAATAGTTGTTTGTCCACCTTTACTAATTCCTGTACTAATCCATTTTCCGGCATATATTTCTTTAAATAATTCTACAATACGATGATGATCTGAGGCAGCTTGAAAAGTAGTTAGCTTTGTCCAATCCAAACTATCGGGAACCGATTCACCAAAAAACCGATGCTCAACAATTATCTGATTTGCATTTAATAATTGGGCCGGCTCAGTGAGATAATTATGCTTTGCTTGATAACCTTCAGTTACTAAAACAATAGGTTGATTCAAATCAAAATGCGACAGATAAATTTTTTGTAAAAAAACTCCATCTTCCGGATTATTATGATCTATTGGCTGTTCAATACTTATTTTAAAAGTCTGATATAATGAATCAAAAGATGGGATAACCTCTACTTCAACACCTTCCAATGTATTTAAACGTTCTGCAAACGACAGCCCTTTTTGGGCAAACACAAATTGAAAAATAATTACAAAAAGAAAAATTAAAGCTGTTCTTTTCATCTTTTAAATTTTTTAAAATTTATTTGCGAAATAATTATCCCGGAAAACATAAGTAAACTCCCAATTCCTGCACGTAAATCAATTTGTTCGTTCAAAATTAACCATCCGCCTATTAAGGCAAAAACAGATTCAAAGCTTAAGATTATTGCAGCATGAGTAGGATGTGCTTTTTTCTGAGCATAAGATTGCAATGTAAAAGCAATACCCACAGAAAATAATCCGCTATACAAAATAGCACCATAAGCATTTTTTATACCTTCAATATTAACTTCCTCGTAAAATACAGCAGCAAATAGACTAAAAATTGCCGCCATAACAAACTGAAAAACCGACAGTAAGATAACATTATGTTTAGGAGCAAAAGCACCTATCATCAACATATGAAAAGCAAAAAAGACAGCACTCATAAATATCAAGCTATCACCCAACTCTAAAGTTAAACCATTACGAATACTAAGTAAATACAGACCAAACATAGCTATCACCACTCCAGCCCACAGAGTCTTACTAACTTTTCTCCCCAAAAACAAACCGAAAACAGGAACCAAAATTACATACAAGCTGGTTATAAAACCTGCTTTACCGGCATTGGTAAAACTCATTCCTATTTGCTGTGCCGTAGAGGCGATAAACAAAACCGCTCCTAACAAAACACCCGACTTAATTACTTTTCGCCAGTTAAAACATTCGCCCCCATTTTTATTACGCGTTAGTAAATACAAAGGCCATAAGGAAATTGCACCTATAGAAAATCTCAAAGCATTAAAAGTATGAGGACCTACATATTCCGCCCCTTTTCTTTGAGCAACAAAAGCAAAGCCCCAAATAGCTGCAGTAAGCAATAAAATTAAGTTCGATTTAAGATTTCCTTTTTCCATACAATCAGTCTGCGAAGATATTTCAATTTCGTTAAAACGCCTATTTTCGTTAAAAACTCTAAAAACCAATAGAGTCATAAAAAAATTAGGCTAATTTTGGCGCAATTATGAGGTCTATAAAAACACCATACCGAACATTATTTATTTTTCTTTTGCTTTTTTCGTTTGAATTAACCGGATACTCCCAAGTAAATACCAAACGTTTTTTAGCGATGGGGAGAACAGATTTATTCAACGATAACTATACCGAATCGATTAAAAATCTTACAATAGCAATTAATGCCGCCCCCGATAAATTTGAGCCTTATTTTTTCAGAGGTTTAGCAAAATATTCTTTAGGCGATTATAATGGAGCTATAGCCGACCTAAATCATTCTATTTCTATAAATTCCTATTTTTCATACTCTTACCTTTATCGCGGCCTTTGCAAGCAACAGCAGAAAAAATATCACGAAGCACTAAAAGACTATGCATCTGCCATTCATCGCGGACCTAACAATCCTGATATTTATGTTAATCGTGGTGCTGCAAAACTTCAATTAAAACTTTATCAGAGTGCTATCGCCGATTTTGATACGGCAATAATATTAGATGCTAAAAATGAAAATGCTTATCTAAACAGAGGTTTGGCACTCTACGAATTAAAGCAAATGGACGAAGCTTTAGAGGAAATTAACAAAGCCATAAAGCTCAACTATTTAAATAAAACCGCTTATTTACGTAGAGGCATTTTAAAATTCGGAATGAAAAAATATAAGGAAGCTATTTTTGATTTTGAATTATCGATGAAGTTAGATGATGAAGATCCGTTACTTTATTATTTTAGAGCTATTTCATATTATTATTTAGACGAAAAAGATAAGACTTATGCAGATTATGCAAAAGTATTGGAGTTAGATCCCAATAACGCTCTAACCCTTTACAATAGAGCCATTTTAAAAACAGAAGACAAAAATTATTTGGGAGCTTTGCTCGATTATGAAAAAGTAACAACTATAAACCCCAATAATATTTACGGCTATTATAATAAGGCCAATGTTAAAAGTATAATGGGCGATTTAAAAGGTGCTTTAAAAGATTACGATAAAGCCATTGAACTTTTCCCCGATTTTGCACGTGCTTATCTTAACAGATCGACTTTAAAAGAAAAATTAAACGATAAAAAAGGTGCTTATAACGATTATCTGCAAGCAGAAGTAATACGCGAAAAATTTGACCATAGCGATTCTATTCCTGAATTGTTTAAAGACAGCTTACAATTAACTAAATTAATTGCTTTTGAAAGCGATTTTAATAATGCTAATGCCGATAATGGGTATATTCAGTTTAAAAATATCTATATCGAACTGGAATCAAACTTTAATATTTCTATGCTCTCCAAAGATGAGGATAATTATATTGATGAAAGAAGAAAGCAATATTTTGTTCCTGAAATTGCCGAGTATAACGAATCCAACCTATCACAATATAAATTGGCATTTGGTTTAACTAAAGAAGTAAGTCTTTTGCATCCTACTAAAGCCAAAGAAATTCTTCAACGTTTAAATAGCACACTAAAAGAACAACCAAACAACCCCTATAACCACCTGTATATAGGTATCTTAAACGAAAGGATAGCTAATTTAACAAGTGCTAAGCGTTCTTATTTAAAAGCCATTGAACTAAATCCTACTTTTGGTTTTGCATATTTAAACTTAGCTAATGTGACCTATCTTATAGCAATGGAAAACTTTAAAAAATCTTCGGAAACCAATAATAATTTAATCCAAAAGGATATTAAAGATTTTAAAACTCCTGTCGATAAATTTGCTGTCCCCGATTTAAAAGAAGCCATTAAATATTACAATATGGCCATGCAAATTAATCCTAAACTCGGATTTATTTATTACAATCGTGCTAATTTATATAGTAAGTCGCAACAATATATGAAAGCCCTTAACGATTATAATCAGGCTATCGCTTTACAACCCAATTTAGCAGAAGCATACTATAATAGAGGTTTAACTTTATTACTATTACAAGATAACAAAAGCGCCTGTCCGGATTTAAGCAAAGCCGGAGAATTGGGGATTTCAAATGCCTATAATGTTATAAAGCGTTTTTGCTCAATTTCAAAATAAATGTATACATTTGCACCCGATTTAATTTAGGTAAAACAGTATATGAATACACTTTTAAAAACTCTCAAAGAACTCAACCTCACAGCATTTTTTATAACTTTATTGCTGCCATTATTAATACTAGTACCTATTCACTTTATTATGCAGCCGTCGATGTTGCTCGCAGAACGATTTTTCCCCGGGAGTTGGTGGATAGAAATTATGGTATTGACCATTTATTCTGTTTGGCTTGGACAAATAATGGTTAAAACAGGAAATATTGGAAATATTCGTATAAAATATTGGTTATTTTTCTCAGTAGTTTTCTTTGGTCAGTTTATTTTAGGACTTACCGTTAACGATAAGTTTCTTATGACCGGCGATTTACATTTGCCTATACCTGCACTAATTGTTGGAGCTCCCATCTATCGTGGAGGAGGTCTTTTTATGCCAATACTTCTACTGTCAACCTTGGCTATTGCCGGACCGGGATGGTGTTCTCATTTATGTTATATTGGAGCTTGGGATAATTTGGCTGCCATAAATAAAAAGCGCCCGCAAAAATCATTTAGCAGAAAACAAACAATAATTATTCGTTATTTGATGCTCGCTTTGGTAGCAGTAACTGCAGCAGCATTAAATTATTTTGGTGTATCGGTGAGCATAGCCTTTGTAATTGCTTTAGCATTTGGATTAGTTGGTGTTTTTATAATGTTAGTCTTTTCTCGCAAAAGGGGTTATATGACACATTGTACAACTTATTGTCCTATTGGAGGCGTTACCACTTTACTTGGTAAATTATATCCTTTAAGAGTAAAAATAGATCAAAATTCCTGTACCTCTTGTGGTATTTGTAGCACCGAATGTCGTTACGACGCACTAACTCCAATAGATGTTAAAAGCGGCTCTGCCGGATGGAATTGTACCCTTTGCGGCGATTGTCTTACTTCTTGTCATGCAGGATCTATTAGATTCAGTTTCTTTGGATCTAATAAAAATGCTTGGGTTATTTATATTTCTATAATAGTTGGTTTACATGCCGGATTTTTAGCTTTAGCAAGATTATAAGTTAATCTTTTATTTGAAGTTATTCTTATTTGAAGTTATTCTATTAACTCAAGTATTGCAGCCAAACCTCCGCCTTTTGCCAAATGGATTTTCTCATTATACGTATTATCAACCGATAGTTCGATACGCTTATAATCAATGGCAATTTCGTTTGCATTAACACCATCACGGAACATTATCATTTTGTACTTATTGGCTTTTGGAAGAAAGGATAAATTCAGTTCCAAATCTCTTTCATCCCAGTCTGTCATCCCTCCTATGTACCAGTTATTTCCTTTTCTTCGTGCTACCAAAATATAATTAGAAACTTCGCCTTTCAATACACGAGTTTCATCCCATACAGTCGGTATTTTAGAAATAAAATCTACAGACTCTTGCTCTCTATAATAAATTGAAGGAGATTCACACAGCATTTGCAATGGTGCTTCATACACAGTATACATTGCTAATTGGTGACATCGTGTACCCATACTCATAGGTCTTTTAAATCTTATCCTAAAATTTTCGCGGTTGGTATTTACCATCGATCCCGGGGT from Bacteroidales bacterium includes the following:
- a CDS encoding thioesterase family protein; translation: MSFTAKYTVGIGDINYGGHLGNDKALIIFHDARIQFLNNFGLTELNIGESKGIIMVDAQIKYLGQVSLHDELEVDINIEVENTKKFVVNYLVKNAKTHKDVISGTTGMLCFDYSVQKVKQLPETFVSLFGSK
- a CDS encoding DMT family transporter, with protein sequence MTLLVFRVFNENRRFNEIEISSQTDCMEKGNLKSNLILLLTAAIWGFAFVAQRKGAEYVGPHTFNALRFSIGAISLWPLYLLTRNKNGGECFNWRKVIKSGVLLGAVLFIASTAQQIGMSFTNAGKAGFITSLYVILVPVFGLFLGRKVSKTLWAGVVIAMFGLYLLSIRNGLTLELGDSLIFMSAVFFAFHMLMIGAFAPKHNVILLSVFQFVMAAIFSLFAAVFYEEVNIEGIKNAYGAILYSGLFSVGIAFTLQSYAQKKAHPTHAAIILSFESVFALIGGWLILNEQIDLRAGIGSLLMFSGIIISQINFKKFKR
- a CDS encoding tetratricopeptide repeat protein is translated as MRSIKTPYRTLFIFLLLFSFELTGYSQVNTKRFLAMGRTDLFNDNYTESIKNLTIAINAAPDKFEPYFFRGLAKYSLGDYNGAIADLNHSISINSYFSYSYLYRGLCKQQQKKYHEALKDYASAIHRGPNNPDIYVNRGAAKLQLKLYQSAIADFDTAIILDAKNENAYLNRGLALYELKQMDEALEEINKAIKLNYLNKTAYLRRGILKFGMKKYKEAIFDFELSMKLDDEDPLLYYFRAISYYYLDEKDKTYADYAKVLELDPNNALTLYNRAILKTEDKNYLGALLDYEKVTTINPNNIYGYYNKANVKSIMGDLKGALKDYDKAIELFPDFARAYLNRSTLKEKLNDKKGAYNDYLQAEVIREKFDHSDSIPELFKDSLQLTKLIAFESDFNNANADNGYIQFKNIYIELESNFNISMLSKDEDNYIDERRKQYFVPEIAEYNESNLSQYKLAFGLTKEVSLLHPTKAKEILQRLNSTLKEQPNNPYNHLYIGILNERIANLTSAKRSYLKAIELNPTFGFAYLNLANVTYLIAMENFKKSSETNNNLIQKDIKDFKTPVDKFAVPDLKEAIKYYNMAMQINPKLGFIYYNRANLYSKSQQYMKALNDYNQAIALQPNLAEAYYNRGLTLLLLQDNKSACPDLSKAGELGISNAYNVIKRFCSISK
- a CDS encoding 4Fe-4S binding protein; amino-acid sequence: MNTLLKTLKELNLTAFFITLLLPLLILVPIHFIMQPSMLLAERFFPGSWWIEIMVLTIYSVWLGQIMVKTGNIGNIRIKYWLFFSVVFFGQFILGLTVNDKFLMTGDLHLPIPALIVGAPIYRGGGLFMPILLLSTLAIAGPGWCSHLCYIGAWDNLAAINKKRPQKSFSRKQTIIIRYLMLALVAVTAAALNYFGVSVSIAFVIALAFGLVGVFIMLVFSRKRGYMTHCTTYCPIGGVTTLLGKLYPLRVKIDQNSCTSCGICSTECRYDALTPIDVKSGSAGWNCTLCGDCLTSCHAGSIRFSFFGSNKNAWVIYISIIVGLHAGFLALARL